One Stratiformator vulcanicus genomic window, GCCACGTCTTAATCCCGGTCCGCCGATTAACTGGTCCATCCAGCCCCGCAGCCTCCAAAGCCACGTTCCGCCATAATATCCCCGCTCACCGCCGATACTCGAAGCGGTGCGAAAGGTGATGTCGGCCGGAGCATTGACGTCGATCGAGCGGTTCTCCGAAAAGACCGTCCCGCCGCTCCAATCGGGATCGCCCTTCATTTCACCCGCCATCGACCAGATCGTTTCGATGTTTGAGCCGCGGGTCTTGCTCAATGCCGCGGAGATCGCCGTGTCGACGTCGTATAAATCTTGCGGCATCAAGCGAGCGGCTCGATCGTCACGACAGACGGTGCGGTTACGCAGCCCCTCGGCGAGCGGTCGGGCAATGTCGCGATTGACCGGCGTGACGAAATCGATCCACAGCGAACTGAGCTTCGGCGTCAGCACGGGCACGGGAATGATCCAGCGACGGCCGAGCCCCCGCTGCTTGGCCATTTTTCGCATCAGTGTTTCGTAAGGCAGGATTTCAGGCCCGCCGATGTCGAGCGTTTCGCCGATCGTCTGCTCTTCATCGAGGCAGGCGATGAGGTAGTGGATCACATTGCGAACGGCGATCGGCTGAGTTTCGGTCCGCACCCATTTGGGCGTGATCATCACCGGAAGCCGTTCGACGAGGTACCGCAGGATTTCGAACGAGGCCGAACCCGAGCCGATGATCATCGCTGCGCGAAATGACGTCACCGGTACGCCACCTGACTCCAGCGCCGCTTCGACTTCGCGACGAGACCTAAGGTGCTGGCTCAGGTCTTCGCCCAGTTCGCCCAAGCCTCCGAGATAAATAATCCGTCCGACGCCGGCGCGCTCCGCAGCCGAGGCGAACGACTCGGCCAGCTTTCGATCGTGATCGGCGTATTCCCCGGCGGCCGAAATCATCGAGTGGATCAGGTAGTAGGCCGCGTCGCACCCGCTCATCGCCTCGGCCAAACCGTCGGTGTCCTCGACGTCTCCCTCAATGATCTTTAATTGCGGATGATCGACCCACGGCCGCTGTTCCAGTTTGGCGGCACTGCGAACGAGACATCGGACTTCGTAGCCCGCCTCGAGCAAACGTGGCACGAGTCGCCCGCCGATATAGCCGGTCGCTCCTGTCACAAAGAGTGGGGCCTCGGAATGTCGTCCGCTCATTTCAATCCCGTTTGTCGATGAAAGACTTGGCCGACAATCTCAACGCCGCAGCAATCATTCCCGAAGTGAAATCTCCGCCAATGCGGCCCCACGTGTTGACGATTCATTGTTTCGCGAAATGCTTCTTCGTCCATCGAAGAGTTGTTGCGGGGCTTCATTGCCCCTCAGTTTGCGGCGAGGCGGCATAAATCTTGCCCCTTCAATCAGTTGTCGCCGGAGCTTGCTTCGAAGTCCGAAGCCGCGGCGGCTGAGTCAGTAACAATGGCTCCTCGAAACCTCAGAGGAGAAAATACCATGAAAAGTGCAATCTCGTCAGCGACCACAGAGACGCAACGTGAAGACGAGCAAGCCTTTATCGTCGCCACGTTCAAGACGCCCTCGGAGGTCGATCGGGCGACCAACACGCTCGCAGAGATGGGCGTTCCGCCCGACGAACTGACGGTGATCGACGATGCCGGCACATTATCGCCCCAGTTGGTCGAAGCGCGACCAAGCGGAGCCACGGCCGTCCGTTATCGCGAATCAGGCAGCGTCGTTTATATGTGCGCGGTCGCCGCAGTCGGGGGCGTGATCGGTTTGATTGCGACTTCGGGGATGGGGAACGTCCCAATTTCGATGGTCTCCAGCGTGGGCGGTGCGATTCTCGGAGCGGCCCTCGGCTACTTCCTCGGCCGGTTCGTGTTCGGCAAGTTCGACGACGACTCGCAAGGACTGATGAAGCACCTCGACGCGAAAGGCCGAATCGCTGTCGTCATCCAGCCGACCGGTGAAGAACGGCGGCCGACGCTCGGGCCAAACGCCACGATCGACCAGGTTTGCTCAAGGCTCGTCGAACAGGGGGGCCGCTGTGAATTGCTCTATCGGCCGCGACCTCAGTCGACAGCGGCCAAAGAAAAGCTGGCGTCTGCGTCCTAAGTCCAATCGACGGGAACCTCAGCGCAGGGGCAACGTGAATTAATCGCTCAGACCAAATTCCGTCGGCATCAGTGAGATCGGCATCAGTTGAAGACGAGTGCCGAGGAGACGCCCAGAATCAGCCCTTCGAAGACATGTCGTTCGAAGAAGGCGGCGATCGCTTCCTTCTTCGTGTACTGCAGCACGAGGTAGTCACCCGGTTGAATCACCACTCGTTCGACCGGATCGTGGACCGCTTCATAAAGATCTATTTCGATCGGCAAGTTGGTTCCGTCCGGGCGTGGGCGGAGAATAATCATCTTGCTGGCGCCGACCGTCACGTCTTTGTTCAGTGCGGAGAACCCGCCGATGGCTCGGGATTGACCGTTGTTGCCATTTGACTGGCCCTGCACGATCGCGAGCGCCTCGAGCGGATCGATATCGTAATCGCGGGGCAGTTGAAACTGGCCGCCCCCTAGCAGACCGCCGGTGTAGAAGAAGTCATCGACGCGTGATTCGATGTAAACGACGTCTCCGTCTGCGAGGATGATGTCCGACTCGCTGAAGTGCGCTTCGTTGCCGGGAAACGCTCGCAGCGGGATTCGCAGCACTTGGGGAGCCCCCGATCGATACCCGCCGCCTTGAAATGCCAGCACCTCGGGATGCGAGGCGAGTTCGTCTGGCAGGTTCGGATCGCCTGTCGATTGCGGCGCGACAGAGTGGCCCGCCCAAGGGAACCCGTCCGGGCGGCATTGACCACACATGGCTCCGCGAACCACGCAAACCGTGTTCTCTGCGTCCAGTCCGGGCAGACCTCCCGTTGCCGCAAGAGCGTGCAACACGTCGTTTTCGTAAGCCGGAAGTTCGACGACGCGCCCGATTCCGCGACGAACAATTCCGAGTCCGTTCGAATCGGCACCAAGGTCGATCGCCGCGTCCTGCCCCGCTTCCTGGCGGATGACAAGAACCCGATACGTGCGGCCCTTCTGCAGCGTGACTAGAACCGGTACGCGGGTAACGTCTGGACGCAGCAGTTGAAGTTCGTCGGTGAAGACCCGCCGAATTCGCTCGCGGACTTCGTCCAGCGTCAGGCCTCGCACAGGAATCGCCCCGGCGGCGGGCAGACTGATCGTGCCGTCCCGCTCGACCTCGATCGGATAGCCGAGCGACGGTCGAAGATCGCCACCATTTGGCGTCAGAACCGGCGGGACCGTCCCCTCATTGCCGAGGATACCCTCGATATAAATGCCGAGGACATCGCCGCTGTCGACGCGATAATCGGCCGGTTGCGATTGCCGCAGCCGCGACAGATCGATCAGTTCCTGTCCCGTCCGTACCGACGCGCGATATTGGGGCGGTAACTGGTAAGCAGGCACGCCGACGATCGGACGGAGTGCCGAACAGCCTGAGCCGACCATCATCCCCACGAAGCAGATCAGCATCGCCATTGACCGAGACGCCAGTCGCGAATCGAATCGGGCGTGACGCAGGGGCGTGTTGGCGGACCGTAGCATGGCGAACCTGAATCGTCGGGTCGCAGCCGATGATACGCACCGGGCGAGTTGACCGAATCTTTCTCTCCCGCACTCCCGTGAGAACGGTTACTTTCGTTATGATCGGCAAAGTTTGCCAACCGCTTGAACTTGGCTGTTCGAACCGTTCGTCAATCTTGCCGCAATATCGCTGACTTTGAATCACTGACGCGACGGACTGCGGAGAACAATTCACTTGGCATCGGCTTCGGTTTTACAGAATGATCGATCGGACGATGTCCATCGCGCGCGAACCGTCGATGTCACAATCATTGTGCCGGTCGGGCCCGGCGATCGTCCAAGCGTTGGACTCTTCGAAACTCTGAGCAGTCGGCCCGACGGTATGCCGGTTCGATTCGCCGGCGTGGACAAGCCCGAATCTTCGATCGAAACGGAAATCGGACAATTACGTCGCCGCGGCCCGGTCGAATGGATCGTCACGTCCCCCGGGCGAGCGGTTCAGCAGAACGCGGCCGCGGCCTCATCACATTCGACCTTCCTGTTGTTCCTGCACGCCGATGCGCGTCTGAGCGACGATGGTTTCGAACGGCTGCTTCAGTGCCTCAGGTCCGATCGCGCCGCGGTCTGGTACTTCCACCTAAAATTCGCTGCTGATGGGCCTTCCGCCAATCGTCTCAACGCAGCCGGGGCGAACTTCCGATCGCGATGGCTCGGCCTTCCCTTCGGCGATCAGGGGCTGTGTCTCAGTCGGAAATCGTTCGAGCAATTGGGACGCTTCGACGAAACCGCACCGTATGGCGAAGATCACCTGCTGGTCTGGTCTGCGCATCGAGCGGCACTGCCGGTGCGAGCCGTGCCTTCGACGATCGAGACCAGCGCGCGTCGTTATCAAGATCAGGGTTGGCTGCGCACCACCACTCGCCATGTCAGCTTAACGATTCGACAGGCGCTACCGGAGTACGCGAAACTGATCGCTCGAAGAGTAAGGACGTTTCGGGGAGAGAGCGGGCATGGAGAATGACGGCTGCATCGTGGCGTTCGTGAAGTCGCCCGAGTATTCGCCGGTTAAAACCCGCCTGGCCTCCACAATCGGTGACGCCGCCGCGCGACGATTCTACGAGGGGGCCGTTTCCGCCACGGAAGCCTTGCTGGTCGAATCAGCACGGCGGTTTGCTATCTCGCCACTGTGGGCGGTTGCCGAAGAGGACGCGCTCGATGAGCCTCGGTGGTTGAATCTTGCGAGAGTCCCACAGGGCGATGGTCCGCTCGGCGAGCGGCTTGATCGAGTCTACCGCGACGTGCGACGCCGGCACCGATTCGCCATTTTCATCGGCGCGGATGCCCCCCATCTGTCGCTTTCGGTGATCGAAGAGACCGTCACGGCGATGCAGGACACCGGCTCGGCGTTCGTCATCGCTCCCGCCGACGACGGGGGATATGTTCTATTCGCGGGTCGCGACCCATTGCCCAACGCCGCTTGGACCAACGTCCCGTATAGCGACGAGGCGACGGCGAGGCGTTTTACTCAGGAACTTCGTCAGCACGGAACGGTATCGCAGCTTCCAACGCAATTTGATGTCGACGATGTCGAAAGCCTAAAGCGACTCGCGGAACTCGATCCGACATCGCTCCTGCCAGCTCAACGCGAGGCCATCCGTGCCGCAAAAACCTATATTCCCTAAATCGATTCACTCCAATGATTAAAGGCGATCCTGAGGCCGACGCATCGAAACTCGTCGAAATATGGGGAGTAGGATTGGTCGAGGGCGTACGACTGTGTCATAGCGGCTGTACTTGGGGGCATCCCAAGTCAGCCTTTCGGGAGAATCCCTGAAATTGATTGGGCCGAACGTGGGACTGCGGACACAAACAAGTCGTTCGAGCGATGTGTCTTATGACACGTTTCTCCGGCTTTTTACCGCGGACCGCGATCGCTTGTTCGCTTACATCTTCTCATTGTTGCCGAGGCGTGCTGACGCGGAAGACGTGTTTCAGCGATGCAGCCTGATCTTGTGGAATAAGTTTGATCAATTCGACCCGGAGGAAAGCTTCTTCGCGTGGGCTTCCGGGGTTGCCTTCTATGAAGTGAAGAACTTTCTGCGTTCTGCCGGCCGAGAGCGGCTGCACTTCAGTGTCGATTTGGTCACGCAGTTGGCTGAGGATCGTCGGAATTCGGAGTTCGAAGGCCGACGCGTCGCCGCTCTGGAGTCGTGTCTCGAAAAACTTGCGGAGCGTGACCGCGATTTGATTCGCGCCGCCTATTGGACGCGGACACCGCTCAACGAAGTGGCGGTTGAAGGAGGCATGGCCCTTCAGTCAGTGTACAATCGGCTCGGACTGGTGCGCCGGCGACTTTTTGAATGTGTCCACCGGGAAATGGCCGATCCGTTGGCCCCCTGAAGATTCCGCGTTTCACAACCAGCGCGGCCGGAAGCAATCCGTTTCACGGACTCGATAACAAT contains:
- a CDS encoding polysaccharide biosynthesis/export family protein translates to MLRSANTPLRHARFDSRLASRSMAMLICFVGMMVGSGCSALRPIVGVPAYQLPPQYRASVRTGQELIDLSRLRQSQPADYRVDSGDVLGIYIEGILGNEGTVPPVLTPNGGDLRPSLGYPIEVERDGTISLPAAGAIPVRGLTLDEVRERIRRVFTDELQLLRPDVTRVPVLVTLQKGRTYRVLVIRQEAGQDAAIDLGADSNGLGIVRRGIGRVVELPAYENDVLHALAATGGLPGLDAENTVCVVRGAMCGQCRPDGFPWAGHSVAPQSTGDPNLPDELASHPEVLAFQGGGYRSGAPQVLRIPLRAFPGNEAHFSESDIILADGDVVYIESRVDDFFYTGGLLGGGQFQLPRDYDIDPLEALAIVQGQSNGNNGQSRAIGGFSALNKDVTVGASKMIILRPRPDGTNLPIEIDLYEAVHDPVERVVIQPGDYLVLQYTKKEAIAAFFERHVFEGLILGVSSALVFN
- a CDS encoding SDR family oxidoreductase; translation: MSGRHSEAPLFVTGATGYIGGRLVPRLLEAGYEVRCLVRSAAKLEQRPWVDHPQLKIIEGDVEDTDGLAEAMSGCDAAYYLIHSMISAAGEYADHDRKLAESFASAAERAGVGRIIYLGGLGELGEDLSQHLRSRREVEAALESGGVPVTSFRAAMIIGSGSASFEILRYLVERLPVMITPKWVRTETQPIAVRNVIHYLIACLDEEQTIGETLDIGGPEILPYETLMRKMAKQRGLGRRWIIPVPVLTPKLSSLWIDFVTPVNRDIARPLAEGLRNRTVCRDDRAARLMPQDLYDVDTAISAALSKTRGSNIETIWSMAGEMKGDPDWSGGTVFSENRSIDVNAPADITFRTASSIGGERGYYGGTWLWRLRGWMDQLIGGPGLRRGRRDPVEVNYGEALDFWRVGRIVPGHHLVLAAEMIVPGEAELDLKVEPTGEESSRLNLVARFRPKGLFGLLYWYSVMPLHAFVFGSLLNGIADEAEAAANKAKSDPAQIDAA
- a CDS encoding TIGR04282 family arsenosugar biosynthesis glycosyltransferase, encoding MENDGCIVAFVKSPEYSPVKTRLASTIGDAAARRFYEGAVSATEALLVESARRFAISPLWAVAEEDALDEPRWLNLARVPQGDGPLGERLDRVYRDVRRRHRFAIFIGADAPHLSLSVIEETVTAMQDTGSAFVIAPADDGGYVLFAGRDPLPNAAWTNVPYSDEATARRFTQELRQHGTVSQLPTQFDVDDVESLKRLAELDPTSLLPAQREAIRAAKTYIP
- a CDS encoding sigma-70 family RNA polymerase sigma factor, with the translated sequence MSYDTFLRLFTADRDRLFAYIFSLLPRRADAEDVFQRCSLILWNKFDQFDPEESFFAWASGVAFYEVKNFLRSAGRERLHFSVDLVTQLAEDRRNSEFEGRRVAALESCLEKLAERDRDLIRAAYWTRTPLNEVAVEGGMALQSVYNRLGLVRRRLFECVHREMADPLAP